A single region of the Thioalkalivibrio nitratireducens DSM 14787 genome encodes:
- a CDS encoding DODA-type extradiol aromatic ring-opening family dioxygenase, producing the protein MATPSSSEAQARIVYFSHGGGPLPILGDASHRALVDFLRELPARLRKPDAILVISAHWEERVATVLDAPTPPLLYDYHGFPPEAYEITYPAPGSPTLAQLIVALLNRNRIPAAVDSQRGFDHGLFVPLKLMYPQADIPALQLSLLQGLDPAAHIALGKALGELNGENVLVVGSGFSFHNMRAFDWRGERVPDPANDAFQDWLIDVCTGSLSQAEREQRLLEWERAPSARYCHPREEHLLPLHVCQGMAGKPATLVFDDYILGKRAVAFQW; encoded by the coding sequence ATGGCGACACCCAGTTCTTCCGAGGCGCAGGCCCGGATTGTCTATTTTTCTCACGGCGGAGGTCCGTTGCCCATTCTCGGCGACGCCAGCCACCGGGCGCTGGTGGATTTCCTGCGCGAGCTTCCGGCGCGGCTGAGGAAGCCGGATGCGATTCTGGTGATCAGCGCGCATTGGGAGGAGAGGGTGGCGACCGTGCTCGATGCGCCAACACCGCCGCTGCTCTACGACTATCACGGTTTCCCACCGGAAGCGTACGAAATCACCTATCCGGCACCCGGAAGCCCGACGCTCGCGCAGTTGATCGTCGCTCTGCTGAATCGAAACCGGATTCCTGCAGCCGTCGACTCGCAGCGGGGCTTCGATCACGGTCTGTTCGTGCCGCTGAAGCTGATGTATCCGCAGGCTGACATCCCCGCGTTACAGCTGTCGCTACTGCAGGGGCTGGACCCCGCCGCGCATATTGCGCTTGGCAAAGCCTTGGGCGAACTGAACGGCGAGAATGTCCTCGTGGTCGGCTCTGGCTTCTCGTTTCACAACATGCGCGCCTTCGATTGGCGGGGTGAGCGCGTGCCGGACCCTGCCAATGATGCATTCCAGGATTGGCTGATCGACGTCTGCACGGGGTCCCTGTCGCAGGCGGAGCGGGAACAGCGGCTGCTCGAATGGGAGCGGGCGCCGTCTGCACGTTACTGTCATCCGCGCGAGGAGCATCTGTTGCCGCTTCATGTGTGTCAGGGAATGGCCGGCAAGCCGGCGACGTTGGTGTTTGACGACTACATTCTGGGTAAACGCGCCGTTGCATTTCAGTGGTGA
- a CDS encoding AraC family transcriptional regulator has translation MKAKDLWSPLDRLGEALHLLRMSGSFYCRSEFTAPWALELPAFEDCLMFHVVTSGQCWLEVEGAERRMLQRGDFALVPHGEGHTLRSEFGIAAAKLFDLPRELVSERYEILRTGGGGEATSVVCGVVRFEHPAAQRLVALLPKMVVVEASSSPHADWTQSTLRLMADEARALLPGGETVITRLSDILVVQAIRSWIAQDPAARKGWLGALQDRQIGRALAHIHRDPAREWTVASLADEVAMSRSALAARFTALVGEPVMRYVTRWRMHLALTQLKEEDTPLGDLASRLGYQSEAAFSRAFKRFIGVAPGAVRAQARPATAQQTVSAGDPKPRR, from the coding sequence ATGAAGGCAAAGGATCTGTGGAGCCCGCTGGATCGGCTCGGCGAAGCGCTGCACCTGCTGCGGATGAGCGGCAGCTTCTATTGCCGTTCCGAGTTCACGGCACCCTGGGCTCTGGAGCTTCCCGCGTTCGAGGACTGCCTGATGTTCCACGTCGTGACTTCGGGCCAGTGCTGGCTGGAAGTCGAGGGCGCCGAGCGCCGGATGCTGCAACGCGGGGATTTCGCGCTCGTGCCACATGGCGAAGGCCACACCCTGCGGAGCGAGTTCGGCATTGCCGCCGCGAAGCTTTTCGATCTTCCTCGGGAGCTCGTGAGCGAGCGCTACGAGATCCTTCGGACCGGTGGCGGCGGGGAGGCGACGAGCGTGGTGTGCGGCGTCGTCCGTTTCGAGCACCCGGCCGCGCAGCGCCTGGTCGCGCTGCTTCCGAAGATGGTTGTGGTCGAGGCCTCGAGTTCCCCTCACGCGGATTGGACCCAGAGCACGCTGCGCCTCATGGCTGACGAAGCCAGGGCGCTCCTCCCGGGAGGCGAGACGGTCATCACGAGGCTCTCCGACATTCTGGTGGTCCAGGCGATCCGGTCCTGGATCGCGCAGGACCCCGCTGCGCGCAAGGGTTGGCTCGGAGCGCTTCAGGACCGGCAGATCGGTCGCGCCCTCGCGCACATTCATCGAGACCCGGCGCGCGAGTGGACGGTGGCATCGCTCGCGGACGAGGTGGCCATGTCGCGCTCGGCACTTGCGGCACGCTTTACCGCACTCGTCGGGGAGCCGGTGATGCGTTACGTGACGCGCTGGAGAATGCATCTCGCACTCACGCAACTGAAGGAGGAGGATACGCCGCTTGGCGATCTGGCGTCCCGCCTCGGCTACCAGTCCGAGGCCGCGTTCAGCCGCGCCTTCAAGCGCTTCATCGGCGTCGCGCCGGGCGCCGTTCGGGCCCAGGCAAGGCCTGCTACTGCCCAACAGACGGTCTCGGCGGGCGACCCCAAGCCCCGCCGCTGA
- a CDS encoding DUF5996 family protein codes for MTNQSSSGTEQWPSVPLEAWSDTCATLHLWTQIVGKIRLTQSPWVNHSWNATLYVTARGLTTSPVPHGARVFEIEFDFIAHRLSVRTSEGETGGFALRPESVAGFYARLMDEMGRLNLPVTIQRKPNEVTEAIPFDRDDRPRSYDPVFVNRYWRALAQVDRVFKQFRARFIGKCSPVHYFWGAPDLAVTRFSGRPAPQHPGGIPNLPDWVTREAYSHEVSSCGFWSGGGPVPYPAFYSYAYPEPQGFADAAIQPAEAFFSTDLREFVLPYDAVWQSPDPDGMLLDFLQTTYDAAADLAHWDRGSLERDRDPRDAL; via the coding sequence ATGACGAATCAGTCGAGCTCCGGGACGGAGCAGTGGCCGTCCGTGCCGTTGGAGGCGTGGAGCGACACCTGCGCGACCCTCCACCTGTGGACCCAGATCGTGGGCAAGATCCGCTTGACGCAGAGCCCATGGGTGAATCACTCATGGAATGCGACGCTGTACGTGACGGCCCGCGGTCTGACCACGTCGCCCGTCCCGCACGGCGCCCGGGTATTCGAGATCGAGTTCGACTTCATCGCGCATCGCCTTTCGGTGCGTACGAGCGAAGGGGAAACGGGGGGCTTCGCGCTCAGGCCCGAATCCGTCGCGGGCTTCTACGCGAGGCTGATGGATGAGATGGGCCGCCTGAACCTGCCGGTGACGATCCAAAGGAAACCGAACGAGGTCACCGAGGCCATTCCGTTCGATCGGGATGATCGCCCCCGATCGTACGATCCGGTCTTTGTGAACAGGTACTGGCGTGCTCTGGCGCAGGTGGATCGGGTCTTCAAGCAGTTCCGCGCGAGGTTCATCGGGAAGTGCAGCCCCGTGCATTACTTCTGGGGCGCCCCCGACCTGGCGGTGACGCGGTTTTCGGGGCGGCCGGCGCCGCAACACCCGGGTGGAATTCCCAATCTTCCCGACTGGGTGACGCGGGAAGCCTATTCGCACGAGGTCAGCAGCTGCGGTTTCTGGTCAGGCGGCGGGCCCGTTCCGTATCCGGCCTTCTACTCGTACGCCTATCCCGAGCCGCAGGGTTTCGCGGATGCGGCGATCCAGCCGGCCGAGGCCTTCTTCAGTACCGATCTTCGCGAGTTCGTTCTCCCCTACGATGCGGTTTGGCAGTCACCGGATCCGGACGGCATGCTGTTGGACTTTCTGCAAACCACGTATGACGCCGCAGCGGATCTGGCGCACTGGGACCGGGGATCCCTGGAGCGCGATCGTGATCCGAGAGACGCGCTCTGA